The nucleotide sequence TCTTTCAGGTTGTAGTGCCACCACTCGTGATCGTACGCAGCGAAACCGCATGACTCCATGATCGAGCACAGGGTACGACGGTTCGCCGCTTCGACCTGCGTGATGCCCGCTGCTCCGTGGTGTGAGACCGGATCCATCAGATCGTGGTCACCGCCCATTGGGGCAAGTTCACCGGTTGCCAGGTGATAGAGGGTCAAGTCGACCGTACTGCCCCGGCTGTGGCCCGATTTCGCCGCCACATACCCGCGCTCGAACATCTCGGCCCTGTCGATGTTCGGGTAGTGTCGTTGCTTCGTCCGGCCGTCCTCGGGCTGTTGCGACCAGCGCAGGAAGCAGTCTACGGCCCGTTGTGGGCGATAGCCGTCCCAGAGCAGCAGGCCGAAGCCAAGGAATTCGGCCTGCTCTCTCGCCCTGCCCAGCGCAGCGCACAAGGCTTTCGTTCCGACGATCCGATTTGCCAGATATCCGTCAACCGGTTTGCCGGTAAAGTTGTCCCAGGTGGCGTACTTGGCATCCCAACGTATGCCTGGCACCAACTCGTCCACGAAGACAAAATCGTCCTTCATCGCATTTTTCCGGTCAACGTCAACGTCACCATCCGGTCGATCACTTCGGCAAGCGGCATGCCTGCGGCCGCCATCATCCTCGGATAACGACTGTAGGAGGTCATGCCAGGAAAGGTGTTGACCTCGTTGAGAACCACCATTCCGTCCTCCTTGAGGAACATGTCGACGCGCGATAGCCCCCGGCATCCCAGAGCACGGTACGCGGCCCTTGCTGTCTCCTGCACGAGCGAGCGCCATTCTGCCGAGATGTCTGCGGGGACGATCGCCGTCGAGTTGTCGGAACCACTCTCAGGCTCGCTCTCCTGATGGATTCTGAAGAAGCCGTGCGACAGGGCGATGCGATCCACCTCACCGGTCATCAGATCCAGATCGTTTCCCAACACGGCGCATCCGACCTCGCGGCCGGCGACAGCCTCCTCGATCAACACCTTCGAGTCGTACTGCCTTGCGGCCTCCACAGCGCGCGGCAGCTCCTCACTCCGGGACACCTTGCTGACGCCGAAGGATGACCCCGAACGGGCCGGCTTCACGAAGACGGGATAGGGGAGCAGGTCGGGATCGATACTCTCGTTCGCCATGACGGTCCAGAAGTTCGGCGTAGCGATTCCCGCGCTTCGGGCGACGAGGTAGGTGAGGGACTTGTCCATGCACAGGGCAGAACTCTGGATGTCACAGCCCGCGTAGGGGATGCCGGAAAGCTCCAACAGCCCCTGCATCGCGCCATCCTCGCCGAGCTTGCCGTGCAGCACGGGCAGCACCAGGTCCAGACTGATCGGTTCGTATCGCCCCTGCTCCAGGACGAGCAGTCCGCGTACGCTCCGGTCCGGTGACAGCACGGCCGGGCGGCAGCTGCCGTCGTCCCACCCTGCGCTGGGGCCGGCACAGAGCTTCCAGGCGCCGCTCGTCGTGATCCCGACGTAGAACGGCTCGTACTTCTCGGTGTCGATATTCTTTGCGACCTCCTGCGCGGACTTGACGGAGATGGGGTGCTCTTCGGAGCACCCGCCGAAGATGATCCCGATCCTCAACCTACCCATGCTGATCCCCGTTCTCGAATTCCAGACAATTGATGATGGAGTTTTCGACGGTGTCACGCAGCGCGTGGTCCGTGTAGTAGGCGGTGTGCGGAGTGATGACCACGTTCGGCAACTCTTGCAGTCGCAACAACGACCCGCTGTCAATGGCCTTGTTTCGACAGTCGGCGTAGAAGATTCCTTCCTCCCCTTCGAGGACATCCAGCGCCGCGCCGCCCAACCTGCCGCTCTCCACAGCGGAAACCAGGGCCTCGGTGTCCAGAAGCGACCCGCGTCCGGTGTTGACGATGAACGCCCCGCGTTTCATCCGCGCGATACGTCGACGATTCAGCAGATGGTATGTGCCCGCGTTGAGCGGAGTGTGCAGCGTCACGATGTCGCTTCGCCGCAACAGTTCGTCCAGGGGGACGTAGTCGGCGGAGATCTTCGGGCGGCTGTCGTAGGCCAGTATTCGGCAGCCGAAACCCTCGAGTCTAGCTACTACCGCCGCGCCGATGCGTCCGGTTCCGATGACCCCGACGGTCAGGTCGCGCAGCTCTCTCCCGCGTACGCCATCCAGTCTGTAATCGTGGACGTCCGCGCGACGGATGGTGGATTTCGCATTCCGCACGGCCATAAGCATCAGCATCAGCGTGTAGTCAGCCACGCTGTCCGGCGAGTAGGCGACATTTCCGACGGAGATGCCGAGGCTCTCCGCATACTTCACGTCGATGTGGTTGAACCCGATGCTTCTCGTGGAGATGTACGCCACGCCGACCCGCCCGAGTGCGAGAAGGGTGGAGTTCGTGATTCGCGTCTTGTGACCGACGCTGATGCACCGGTTTCCGAAGGCCAGTTCGGTGTTGGCCTCGGAGACGGCCGCCTCCGTGACGGTGGGCAGCACGCCGAAGCGGGGTGCCACCTCCCGGAACAGATCTGCCTCGTCCCGCCCACATCCATAAATCGTGATTCCCATGGTCGGGACAGCCGACGAGGACGCGGGCGAGGGCCCCGGCGATCGGGTGCGGTGGACGGCCGTCCGTGCTGCTTCGCGGTAGGTCACGCCTACAGTCAAGGCAGGGCGGTGTTGCCAGCGCGTATGCGTTTTCGGATACGTCGACGATATGCTACCGGCAAGTAATAGGCGGCCCGGTGGCGACCGCCCGCAGGGTCTCCCGGCGCGCACGGCCGCGCAGTCGGCGGGCGGCGCTCGACCGCCGCCGCCCCGCGCAGAACCCGGCCGCACAGAACCCGCCCGCCGGGGCACCTTTGCACCGACCGCCCCTGGTCGCACCCCAGAAGGTGAATCAGCGTCACCCGACCGGGTTCTGCGACAAGGTTTCAGG is from Micromonospora sp. WMMD1102 and encodes:
- the vanH gene encoding D-lactate dehydrogenase VanH; its protein translation is MGITIYGCGRDEADLFREVAPRFGVLPTVTEAAVSEANTELAFGNRCISVGHKTRITNSTLLALGRVGVAYISTRSIGFNHIDVKYAESLGISVGNVAYSPDSVADYTLMLMLMAVRNAKSTIRRADVHDYRLDGVRGRELRDLTVGVIGTGRIGAAVVARLEGFGCRILAYDSRPKISADYVPLDELLRRSDIVTLHTPLNAGTYHLLNRRRIARMKRGAFIVNTGRGSLLDTEALVSAVESGRLGGAALDVLEGEEGIFYADCRNKAIDSGSLLRLQELPNVVITPHTAYYTDHALRDTVENSIINCLEFENGDQHG
- the vanA gene encoding D-alanine--(R)-lactate ligase, whose product is MGRLRIGIIFGGCSEEHPISVKSAQEVAKNIDTEKYEPFYVGITTSGAWKLCAGPSAGWDDGSCRPAVLSPDRSVRGLLVLEQGRYEPISLDLVLPVLHGKLGEDGAMQGLLELSGIPYAGCDIQSSALCMDKSLTYLVARSAGIATPNFWTVMANESIDPDLLPYPVFVKPARSGSSFGVSKVSRSEELPRAVEAARQYDSKVLIEEAVAGREVGCAVLGNDLDLMTGEVDRIALSHGFFRIHQESEPESGSDNSTAIVPADISAEWRSLVQETARAAYRALGCRGLSRVDMFLKEDGMVVLNEVNTFPGMTSYSRYPRMMAAAGMPLAEVIDRMVTLTLTGKMR